Proteins from a genomic interval of Polaribacter sp. Q13:
- a CDS encoding HAD-IIB family hydrolase, protein MTVKSVKIENKIKLLSFDIDNTLIDFHTYKSNFKKIWEKYEDENDVLLTYNTGRLIDDVLDLIEKKVLPKPDYIISGVGTHIYNYKKGAVEKEFNDVLDDGWNLESVESIIHKIEHPISDQPSKFQHSYKRSYFFHDASNELIESIEQDFADADMDVNIVYSGNKFLDVLPKWANKGNALRWLLRRLKLKSNQVLVAGDSGNDSAMFDLKDVFGIVVANAHEELYLYTKHKKVYHTEKEKGDGVVEGLIFYGILPEKAINDVVIDHSEDFFIKKEKENFTQEDTDEKVALIKEGYIKAIEALKKNITPLGFSACSIKDNIPNGTDENYHSVWARDGAITVIGSLSLIDDEEIHKCQRQTLVTLIDNISRNGQIPANVRLKDGEPDYSGVGGICSIDSGIWVVIAFYEYVNVTKDIDFLRKYIGDIKETMRWLGAHDSNNDALLEIPEAGDWTDLFGRSYNILYDEILWYRSNVCFGRMLEMLGNHEDAGEHIRWSQVIKKEIVQNFWPSTQQKLFQSVSFAEKQFTLGDTSYLIAQTTPFDFSWRCDVLGNVLAFLHGTIDAEKAHQTFKFMLGVGVNDPFPVANVYPVVSPGDPDWKPYYTVNLLNLPNHYHNGGIWPFVGGFWVKFVNKLGFKDIAIEELHKLALINKEGITEEWEFTEWAHGTTGKPMGKAYQAWSAAQYISACNDLKIIKTKTKK, encoded by the coding sequence ATGACTGTAAAAAGCGTAAAAATTGAAAATAAAATAAAATTATTATCATTTGATATTGATAATACCTTAATAGATTTTCATACTTATAAAAGTAACTTTAAAAAAATATGGGAAAAATATGAAGATGAAAACGATGTACTTCTAACTTACAATACGGGGCGTTTAATTGATGATGTTTTAGATTTAATAGAAAAAAAGGTACTTCCAAAACCAGATTATATTATTTCTGGGGTAGGAACTCATATCTATAATTATAAAAAAGGGGCAGTAGAAAAAGAATTTAATGATGTTTTAGATGATGGTTGGAATTTAGAATCTGTTGAAAGTATTATTCATAAAATAGAACATCCTATTAGTGACCAACCAAGTAAATTTCAACACTCCTATAAAAGAAGCTATTTTTTTCATGATGCAAGTAATGAACTTATAGAAAGTATAGAGCAAGATTTTGCAGATGCAGACATGGATGTTAATATTGTGTATTCGGGCAATAAATTTTTAGACGTATTACCAAAATGGGCTAATAAAGGAAACGCTTTACGTTGGCTATTAAGACGCTTGAAACTTAAATCTAATCAGGTTTTAGTTGCAGGAGATAGTGGTAATGATTCTGCCATGTTCGATTTAAAAGATGTATTCGGAATTGTGGTTGCAAATGCTCATGAAGAGTTGTACTTATACACAAAGCATAAAAAGGTATATCATACAGAAAAAGAAAAAGGAGATGGAGTTGTAGAGGGATTAATTTTCTACGGAATTTTACCAGAAAAGGCAATTAATGATGTTGTAATAGATCACTCAGAAGATTTTTTTATCAAAAAAGAGAAAGAGAATTTTACACAAGAAGATACCGATGAAAAAGTAGCATTAATTAAAGAAGGATATATAAAAGCAATTGAAGCCCTTAAGAAAAATATTACGCCGCTTGGTTTTTCTGCATGTTCTATAAAGGATAATATTCCTAATGGTACCGATGAAAATTATCATAGTGTTTGGGCTAGAGATGGCGCAATTACAGTCATTGGTTCGCTGTCTTTAATTGATGATGAAGAAATTCACAAATGCCAAAGACAGACATTAGTCACCTTAATAGATAATATTTCTAGAAATGGACAAATACCTGCAAATGTTAGATTAAAAGATGGTGAGCCAGATTATTCTGGAGTTGGTGGAATTTGTTCTATAGATAGTGGTATTTGGGTAGTAATTGCTTTTTATGAATATGTTAATGTTACCAAAGATATAGATTTCTTAAGAAAATATATTGGAGATATTAAGGAAACCATGCGTTGGTTAGGAGCACATGATAGTAATAATGATGCCCTTTTAGAAATTCCGGAAGCAGGAGACTGGACAGATTTATTTGGTAGAAGTTATAATATTTTATACGATGAAATTCTTTGGTATAGATCTAATGTGTGTTTCGGACGTATGTTAGAAATGTTAGGAAATCATGAGGATGCAGGGGAACATATTAGATGGTCTCAGGTAATTAAAAAAGAGATAGTACAGAATTTTTGGCCTTCAACTCAACAAAAATTATTTCAATCGGTTTCTTTTGCAGAGAAGCAATTTACATTAGGAGATACTTCTTATTTAATTGCACAAACTACTCCTTTCGATTTTAGCTGGCGTTGTGATGTTTTAGGAAATGTATTGGCCTTTTTACACGGAACTATAGATGCAGAAAAAGCGCATCAAACCTTTAAATTTATGTTGGGTGTTGGGGTAAATGATCCATTTCCGGTGGCAAATGTATACCCGGTGGTAAGTCCTGGAGATCCAGACTGGAAACCTTATTACACTGTAAATCTTCTGAATTTACCCAACCATTATCATAATGGAGGTATTTGGCCATTTGTAGGTGGTTTTTGGGTAAAGTTTGTAAATAAATTAGGGTTTAAAGACATCGCAATAGAAGAGTTACACAAACTGGCTTTAATCAATAAAGAAGGAATTACTGAAGAATGGGAGTTTACAGAATGGGCACATGGAACTACCGGAAAACCGATGGGAAAAGCATATCAAGCTTGGTCTGCTGCTCAATATATATCAGCTTGCAATGATTTAAAAATAATTAAAACTAAAACTAAAAAATAG
- a CDS encoding magnesium chelatase: protein MNLENIKTLGDLEKLGYKSKSIKDELRENLITKIKNKESAFKGIYGYENTVIPELERAILSRHNINLLGLRGQAKTRLARLMLNLLDEYIPVVEGSEINDDPLNPISRFAIELIKEKGDKTPIYWLHRSERYAEKLATPDVTVADIIGDVDPIKAANLKLSYADDRVIHYGMIPRANRCIFVINELPDLQARIQVALFNILQEGDIQIRGFKLRLPLDMQFVFTANPEDYTNRGSIVTPLKDRIGSQILTHYPEDIETAKTITQQEANKVGSQKEFITVPELAKDLLEQIVFEARESEYIDAKSGVSARLSISAFENLLSTAERRALLSGDEKTMIRLNDFDGIIPAITGKVELVYEGEQEGAQVVAETLIKNAIKTLFPTYFPEIKKLEKQEAETPYDDIISWFFNADEDFELLDEYTEAQYKAELDKVKPLDVFIKEYQPNLNETDTYFMKEFVLWALVEFKKLSKYRFAEGTQFKDPYGNFMSGL from the coding sequence ATGAATTTAGAAAATATAAAAACATTAGGAGATTTAGAAAAGTTAGGATACAAATCAAAATCAATTAAAGATGAGTTAAGAGAAAACCTGATAACTAAAATAAAAAATAAAGAATCTGCTTTTAAAGGGATTTATGGGTATGAAAATACCGTAATTCCAGAATTGGAACGAGCTATTTTAAGCAGGCATAATATTAATTTGTTAGGTTTAAGAGGGCAAGCAAAAACACGTTTGGCTAGATTGATGTTAAATTTGTTGGATGAATATATACCTGTTGTAGAAGGATCTGAAATTAACGATGATCCATTAAACCCTATTTCTAGGTTTGCCATTGAGTTGATTAAAGAAAAAGGAGATAAGACTCCAATTTATTGGTTGCATAGAAGTGAGCGTTATGCAGAGAAGTTAGCAACACCAGATGTTACTGTTGCTGATATTATTGGAGATGTAGATCCTATAAAAGCAGCAAACTTAAAATTGTCTTATGCAGATGATAGGGTAATTCATTACGGAATGATACCGAGAGCTAACAGATGTATTTTTGTAATTAATGAATTGCCAGATTTACAAGCTAGAATTCAGGTTGCGTTGTTTAATATTTTACAAGAAGGCGATATTCAAATTAGAGGATTTAAGTTACGGTTACCTTTAGATATGCAGTTTGTGTTTACAGCAAACCCAGAAGATTATACCAATAGAGGGAGTATTGTTACACCTTTAAAAGATAGAATTGGTTCACAGATTTTAACGCATTATCCAGAAGATATTGAAACAGCTAAAACCATTACACAACAAGAAGCAAACAAGGTAGGTTCTCAAAAAGAATTTATAACAGTACCAGAACTTGCAAAAGACTTGTTAGAACAAATTGTTTTTGAAGCGAGAGAAAGTGAGTATATAGATGCTAAAAGTGGTGTAAGTGCACGTTTAAGTATTTCTGCGTTTGAAAACTTATTAAGTACGGCAGAAAGAAGAGCATTGCTTTCTGGTGATGAAAAAACAATGATTCGGCTAAATGATTTCGACGGAATTATTCCTGCAATTACAGGAAAAGTAGAGTTGGTATATGAAGGCGAACAAGAAGGAGCGCAAGTAGTGGCAGAAACATTAATTAAAAATGCTATTAAAACGTTGTTTCCAACCTATTTTCCGGAGATTAAAAAGTTAGAAAAACAAGAAGCGGAAACTCCTTATGATGATATTATTTCTTGGTTCTTTAATGCTGATGAAGATTTTGAATTGTTAGATGAATATACAGAAGCGCAATACAAAGCTGAATTAGATAAGGTAAAACCTTTAGATGTTTTTATTAAAGAATACCAACCAAACTTAAATGAAACAGATACTTATTTTATGAAAGAATTTGTATTGTGGGCTTTGGTTGAATTTAAAAAACTAAGTAAGTATCGTTTTGCAGAAGGTACTCAGTTTAAAGATCCTTATGGCAATTTTATGAGTGGACTGTAA
- a CDS encoding VWA domain-containing protein: MKNNKKRKGFVFKTYEAENQSPFEKLFEIFKELITHTSGDFDEAIDWLRSLDKEYKLTDENYTIDDFIEDLKKKGYIKEEIKGDGTGGIKITPKTERAIRQQALNQIFGNIKRSGAGNHKSKSPGIGDEHTGDLRGYQFGDALDKVSMTESIRNAQINNGIDSFNLTENDLVVEETMHKSQMSTVLMIDISHSMILYGEDRITPAKKVAMALAELITTRYPKDTLDIIVFGNDAWAIKIKDLPYLQVGPYHTNTVAGLQLAMDLLRRKRNTNKQIFMITDGKPSCLRLPDGQYYKNSNGLDKYIVNKCYAMAQQARKLHIPITTFMIAQDPYLMQFVRAFTQANQGKAFYTGLKGLGEMIFEDYETNRKKRIRG; this comes from the coding sequence ATGAAAAACAACAAAAAAAGAAAAGGTTTTGTTTTTAAAACCTATGAAGCAGAAAACCAATCTCCTTTCGAAAAATTATTCGAAATTTTTAAGGAATTGATTACGCATACTTCTGGAGATTTTGATGAAGCCATAGACTGGTTGCGTTCTTTAGACAAAGAATATAAATTAACGGATGAGAATTATACTATTGATGATTTTATAGAAGATCTTAAAAAGAAAGGGTATATAAAGGAAGAGATTAAAGGTGATGGAACGGGAGGTATTAAGATAACTCCAAAAACGGAACGTGCCATTCGTCAGCAAGCGTTGAACCAAATTTTTGGTAACATAAAAAGAAGTGGCGCAGGAAATCATAAAAGTAAATCTCCAGGAATTGGAGATGAACATACGGGAGATTTAAGAGGATATCAGTTTGGAGATGCCTTAGACAAAGTTTCTATGACAGAAAGTATTCGGAATGCTCAAATTAACAACGGAATTGACAGTTTCAATTTAACTGAAAATGATTTGGTAGTAGAAGAAACTATGCATAAAAGCCAAATGAGTACCGTGTTAATGATTGATATTAGTCACTCTATGATTTTATATGGTGAAGATAGAATTACACCTGCCAAAAAAGTGGCGATGGCGTTGGCAGAATTAATTACCACACGTTATCCTAAAGACACGTTAGATATTATTGTTTTTGGTAATGATGCGTGGGCTATCAAAATTAAAGATTTACCGTATTTACAAGTAGGTCCTTATCATACCAATACGGTGGCAGGTTTACAATTAGCAATGGATTTACTCCGAAGAAAAAGAAATACCAATAAACAAATTTTTATGATTACCGACGGGAAACCAAGTTGTTTGCGTTTACCAGACGGTCAATATTATAAGAACAGTAATGGTTTAGACAAATACATTGTAAATAAATGCTATGCAATGGCACAACAAGCTAGAAAATTACACATTCCTATTACCACTTTTATGATTGCACAAGATCCGTATTTGATGCAGTTTGTAAGAGCATTTACACAAGCAAACCAAGGAAAAGCATTTTATACTGGTTTAAAAGGTTTGGGAGAAATGATTTTTGAAGATTACGAAACAAATAGGAAAAAGAGAATTAGAGGGTAA
- a CDS encoding TIGR01777 family oxidoreductase, translating to MAKIIITGGTGLVGKRLSKLLIDKKHEVVILSRTPKHKNEFKWDVSSNYIDEKALLNTDYIIHLAGAGIADKRWTKERKQVIIDSRVKTANLLFDKTAALNIPLKGFISASGVGYYGAITSNLIFTETDKVGADFLGDVCQKWENAAHQFSTKKIPVTILRTGIVLADKGGALEKMKTPIVSPLGSGKQFLPWIHLDDLCGIYIKAVEDNLSGIFNAVAPEHHTSKSFSKALAKSIRKPYLGIGVPGILLKLIFGEMAIILLEGSKISAKKIEKNGYSLRFKTLKKALYNL from the coding sequence ATGGCAAAAATAATTATAACTGGTGGTACAGGTTTAGTCGGCAAAAGATTATCAAAATTACTGATTGATAAAAAGCATGAGGTTGTAATTTTAAGCCGTACTCCTAAACATAAAAATGAGTTTAAGTGGGATGTTTCTTCCAATTATATTGATGAAAAAGCATTACTCAATACAGATTACATTATTCATTTAGCAGGAGCAGGAATAGCAGATAAACGCTGGACTAAAGAAAGGAAACAAGTTATAATTGATAGCAGAGTTAAAACGGCTAATTTACTTTTTGATAAAACAGCTGCATTAAACATTCCTTTAAAAGGATTTATTTCTGCTTCTGGCGTTGGCTATTATGGAGCAATAACTTCTAATTTAATATTTACAGAAACAGACAAAGTAGGGGCTGATTTTTTAGGTGATGTTTGCCAAAAATGGGAAAATGCAGCACATCAGTTTTCAACAAAAAAAATACCGGTAACCATTTTAAGAACTGGTATTGTTTTAGCGGATAAAGGTGGTGCTTTAGAAAAGATGAAAACACCCATCGTTTCTCCTTTAGGTTCTGGCAAACAATTTTTACCTTGGATCCATTTAGATGATTTATGTGGAATATACATAAAAGCCGTTGAAGATAACTTATCAGGAATTTTTAATGCAGTTGCCCCAGAACATCATACAAGCAAAAGTTTTTCTAAAGCATTGGCTAAAAGTATTAGAAAACCATACTTAGGTATTGGAGTTCCTGGTATTTTATTAAAACTTATATTTGGAGAAATGGCAATTATTCTTTTAGAAGGAAGTAAAATTTCGGCAAAAAAAATCGAAAAGAACGGTTATTCTCTTCGATTTAAAACACTAAAAAAAGCGTTATATAATTTATAA
- a CDS encoding YceI family protein, whose amino-acid sequence MKKVVILSLLMVVAFNFSSCKSEKKSDKETESKMEVKKSTAAFSLKQSKNEINFVAYKTTDKVPVGGQFNTVNIISGGEGNSVKEAINNTEFSIPVSSIFTKDTSRDFKIKKFFFGIMDNTKLLSGKLLLTDDTNGVAEIKMNGVTEKVAFTYTIVGNVFNMTGTMDITKWNAGAALASLNTACLDLHKGADGVSKTWSDVALNITTTF is encoded by the coding sequence ATGAAAAAAGTAGTAATTTTATCATTATTAATGGTTGTAGCGTTTAATTTTTCTTCTTGTAAATCAGAAAAGAAATCTGATAAGGAGACTGAAAGTAAAATGGAAGTAAAGAAAAGTACAGCTGCTTTTTCTTTAAAGCAATCGAAAAACGAAATTAACTTTGTGGCTTATAAAACTACAGATAAAGTTCCTGTAGGAGGTCAGTTTAATACCGTAAATATTATCTCTGGTGGAGAAGGAAATTCTGTTAAAGAGGCTATTAATAATACGGAATTTTCAATTCCTGTAAGTAGTATTTTCACAAAAGATACGAGTAGAGATTTTAAAATCAAAAAATTCTTTTTTGGTATTATGGATAACACTAAATTACTTTCTGGTAAGTTACTTTTAACAGATGATACTAACGGTGTTGCGGAAATAAAAATGAATGGAGTTACAGAAAAAGTAGCTTTTACCTATACAATTGTAGGAAATGTTTTTAATATGACAGGTACCATGGATATTACAAAATGGAATGCTGGTGCTGCTTTGGCTTCTTTAAATACTGCTTGTTTAGATTTACATAAAGGGGCAGACGGAGTTTCTAAAACATGGAGTGATGTAGCTTTAAATATTACAACAACTTTCTAA
- a CDS encoding acyl-CoA-binding protein, with amino-acid sequence MEFNLDEEFNEAFCKISKLGKAIAPDIMLMFYAYNKQANFGNKFSFNDEHNVRSAFKLNAWMQLNGMKSDEAKLEYIKLANQVLNIKK; translated from the coding sequence ATGGAGTTTAATTTAGACGAAGAGTTTAATGAAGCTTTCTGTAAAATTTCTAAATTGGGAAAAGCGATTGCCCCAGATATAATGCTAATGTTTTATGCTTATAATAAACAAGCTAACTTTGGCAATAAATTTTCTTTTAATGATGAACATAACGTTAGAAGTGCATTTAAATTGAATGCATGGATGCAATTAAACGGAATGAAATCTGACGAAGCAAAACTAGAGTATATAAAATTAGCAAATCAAGTTTTAAATATTAAAAAATAA
- a CDS encoding phosphatidylserine decarboxylase family protein has protein sequence MIRFHKEGYKIIVITFIITIAGVILAEKFIDIPWLVKAIQVIFLAFLVIVLQFFRNPKRIAPLNDNVLVAPVDGKVVVIEEVEEPEYYKGKRLQVSIFMSPINVHVTRYAMSGVVKYSKYHPGKYLVAWHPKSSTENERTTVVVNNKVFGDVLYRQIAGALAKRIVNYAKVGDTAVQGADAGFIKFGSRVDLFLPLGTKLNVSLGDKVKGGVQVIAEK, from the coding sequence ATGATTCGTTTTCACAAAGAAGGGTATAAAATAATTGTTATTACTTTTATTATAACAATAGCAGGTGTTATTTTAGCTGAAAAATTCATTGATATTCCTTGGCTAGTAAAAGCAATTCAGGTTATATTTCTTGCTTTTCTAGTGATTGTTTTACAATTTTTTAGAAACCCTAAAAGAATTGCACCTTTAAATGATAATGTATTAGTTGCACCTGTAGATGGTAAAGTGGTTGTTATTGAAGAGGTAGAAGAGCCAGAATACTACAAAGGTAAAAGATTACAAGTTTCAATTTTTATGTCTCCAATTAACGTGCATGTAACTAGATATGCTATGAGTGGAGTGGTAAAATATAGCAAATATCATCCAGGAAAATATTTGGTAGCATGGCATCCAAAATCATCCACAGAAAACGAAAGAACTACTGTAGTTGTTAATAACAAGGTTTTTGGTGATGTGTTATACAGACAAATTGCAGGTGCTTTAGCTAAGAGAATTGTAAACTATGCCAAAGTAGGAGATACAGCTGTACAAGGAGCAGATGCAGGTTTTATTAAATTTGGTTCTAGAGTAGATCTTTTTCTTCCATTAGGTACAAAGTTAAATGTATCTTTAGGAGATAAAGTGAAAGGTGGAGTTCAAGTAATTGCAGAAAAATAA
- a CDS encoding phosphatidate cytidylyltransferase, with product MSNLLRRSLSGIIYVLIFISAILFSKESYVILTTIFGFLCVWEFSKLINFKGYIGYIFFALALFLMLKRPESYAVVGVLGITIVSSLFLIYSLFTKKEITFSNDRSKSGLLIRYPIFSMIFLILLPIYKGIYNPHLIISILILIWVNDSFAFLVGKNFGKRKLFVSVSPKKTQEGFLGGLVFALIAAFIISKLNVDFTAVNWLVIAVIISVIGTIGDLVESKFKRQANMKDSGSIMPGHGGILDRLDSLLFAAPFVYLYINFII from the coding sequence ATGAGTAACCTTTTAAGAAGGAGCCTATCGGGCATTATCTACGTTTTAATTTTTATATCAGCGATTCTTTTTTCAAAAGAATCGTATGTAATTTTAACAACTATTTTTGGTTTTTTATGTGTTTGGGAGTTTTCTAAACTAATTAATTTTAAAGGATATATAGGGTATATTTTCTTTGCTTTAGCATTGTTTTTAATGTTAAAAAGACCAGAAAGCTATGCTGTTGTAGGTGTTTTAGGGATTACAATAGTTTCATCTTTATTTCTTATCTATTCTTTATTTACTAAAAAAGAAATTACTTTTTCTAACGATAGATCTAAATCTGGTTTACTAATTAGGTATCCTATTTTTTCTATGATTTTTTTAATCCTTTTACCTATTTATAAAGGAATCTATAATCCTCACTTAATAATTTCTATTCTTATTCTTATTTGGGTGAATGATAGTTTTGCTTTTTTAGTGGGTAAAAATTTTGGAAAAAGAAAATTGTTTGTTTCCGTTTCTCCTAAAAAAACGCAAGAAGGTTTTTTAGGTGGTTTGGTTTTTGCATTAATAGCTGCTTTTATAATTAGCAAGTTAAATGTAGATTTTACAGCTGTAAATTGGTTGGTAATAGCTGTTATAATAAGTGTAATTGGTACTATAGGAGATTTAGTAGAGTCTAAATTTAAAAGACAAGCTAATATGAAAGATAGTGGTAGTATTATGCCAGGTCATGGTGGTATTTTAGATAGATTGGATAGTTTGCTATTTGCTGCGCCATTTGTATATTTGTATATTAATTTTATAATTTAA
- the ftsH gene encoding ATP-dependent zinc metalloprotease FtsH, whose amino-acid sequence MSDSKKDNKANLPKFKFNAYWIYGAIFVVIMAFQFFSSGDLATKSISKNEFNDILKENDISRIVVLNNNIAQIYIKEEAQKKERYRKVINSAFYTKGSSFYDYNFGDLQNFENNIEKARVANTLDFDIKNENKTSVLDTILGFLPFIILIAVWLFFMKRMSGGGAGAGGGGQIFSIGKSKAKLFDKDTKVKTTFENVAGLEGAKEEVQEIVDFLKNPEKYTSLGGKIPKGALLVGPPGTGKTLLAKAVAGEADVPFFSLSGSDFVEMFVGVGASRVRDLFKKAAEKSPSIIFIDEIDAIGRARGKNSMTGGNDERENTLNQLLTEMDGFGTDVNVIVLAATNRADVLDSALMRAGRFDRQIYVDLPNINERKEIFEVHIKPLKLAGDVKIDFLAQQTPGFSGADIANMCNESALIAARNGKKAIHHQDFLDAVDRIVGGLEKKNKVITPKEKKVIAFHEAGHATISWMLEHAAPLVKVTIVPRGQSLGAAWYLPAERMIVQTEQMLDEMCATMGGRAAEKVMFNKISTGALSDLEKVTKQAKAMVTVYGLNEAVGNVTYYDSSGNDGFVKPYSEETGKTIDQEISKIIEAQYVRAIQILDENKDKLTILAELLLEKEVIFKDDLEKIFGKRPFEEALEVEIVDEKEAISPVKLNTEE is encoded by the coding sequence ATGAGTGATTCAAAAAAAGATAATAAAGCAAATTTGCCTAAATTTAAGTTTAACGCGTATTGGATCTATGGTGCAATATTTGTTGTCATAATGGCATTTCAGTTTTTTAGTAGTGGAGATTTAGCTACTAAAAGTATTTCGAAAAATGAGTTTAATGATATTTTAAAAGAGAACGATATCTCTAGAATTGTTGTTTTAAATAACAATATAGCTCAAATTTATATTAAGGAAGAAGCGCAGAAGAAAGAACGTTACAGAAAAGTGATCAATTCTGCTTTTTATACAAAAGGGTCTTCTTTTTATGACTATAATTTTGGTGATTTACAAAATTTTGAGAATAATATAGAAAAAGCAAGAGTTGCTAATACTTTAGATTTTGATATAAAAAACGAAAATAAAACAAGTGTACTTGATACTATTTTAGGCTTTTTACCTTTCATAATATTAATTGCCGTTTGGTTGTTTTTTATGAAGAGAATGTCTGGCGGTGGAGCAGGCGCTGGTGGTGGTGGTCAAATTTTTAGCATTGGTAAATCTAAAGCGAAATTATTTGATAAAGACACAAAGGTAAAAACTACATTTGAAAATGTAGCCGGACTAGAAGGTGCTAAAGAAGAGGTGCAAGAAATTGTAGATTTCTTAAAAAACCCAGAAAAATATACTTCTTTAGGAGGTAAAATTCCAAAAGGAGCTTTGTTAGTAGGACCTCCAGGAACAGGTAAAACTTTATTAGCTAAAGCCGTTGCAGGTGAAGCTGATGTTCCTTTTTTCTCTTTATCTGGTTCAGATTTTGTTGAGATGTTTGTGGGTGTTGGTGCTTCTCGTGTAAGAGATTTATTTAAAAAAGCGGCAGAAAAATCTCCTTCTATTATTTTTATTGATGAGATTGATGCCATCGGTAGAGCTCGTGGAAAAAATAGTATGACTGGTGGTAATGATGAACGTGAAAATACGTTGAATCAATTACTAACAGAAATGGATGGTTTTGGTACAGATGTAAATGTAATTGTATTGGCTGCAACCAATAGAGCAGATGTTTTAGACAGTGCTTTAATGCGTGCAGGTCGTTTTGATAGACAGATTTATGTAGATTTACCAAACATCAACGAAAGAAAAGAAATTTTTGAAGTACATATTAAACCTTTAAAACTAGCAGGAGATGTTAAGATAGATTTCTTAGCACAACAAACTCCTGGTTTTTCTGGAGCAGACATTGCTAATATGTGTAATGAATCTGCATTAATTGCTGCCAGAAATGGTAAAAAAGCAATTCATCATCAAGATTTCTTAGATGCTGTAGATAGAATTGTTGGAGGTTTAGAAAAGAAAAATAAGGTAATTACGCCAAAAGAGAAAAAAGTGATTGCTTTTCATGAAGCAGGTCATGCAACAATTAGTTGGATGTTAGAACACGCTGCTCCATTGGTAAAAGTGACAATTGTACCAAGAGGACAATCTTTAGGTGCTGCTTGGTATTTACCTGCAGAGAGAATGATTGTGCAGACAGAACAGATGTTAGATGAAATGTGTGCTACTATGGGTGGTAGAGCTGCGGAAAAAGTAATGTTTAATAAAATTTCTACAGGAGCTTTAAGTGATTTAGAAAAAGTAACTAAGCAAGCAAAAGCAATGGTTACTGTTTATGGATTAAATGAAGCCGTTGGTAATGTTACATATTATGATTCTTCTGGAAATGATGGTTTTGTAAAACCTTATAGTGAAGAAACAGGTAAAACAATAGATCAAGAGATTTCTAAAATAATTGAAGCGCAATATGTAAGAGCAATTCAAATATTAGATGAAAATAAAGATAAACTAACAATTTTAGCTGAATTGTTATTAGAAAAGGAAGTAATCTTTAAAGACGATTTAGAAAAGATATTCGGAAAAAGACCTTTTGAAGAAGCTCTTGAAGTGGAAATTGTAGATGAAAAAGAAGCTATTTCACCAGTTAAATTAAATACTGAAGAATAA
- the rsfS gene encoding ribosome silencing factor → MTKKQVSTDDLIALIIKGIDEVKGEDIQLLDLRDIENTVCDYFIICSGNSNTQVNAISGSIQKIVSKELKDKPWHIEGQTNSEWVLMDYVNVVVHIFQKQVREYYDIESLWGDAKITEIKSV, encoded by the coding sequence ATGACGAAAAAACAAGTAAGTACAGATGATTTAATTGCTTTAATTATTAAAGGGATTGATGAAGTAAAAGGAGAAGATATTCAATTATTAGACTTACGAGATATAGAGAATACTGTTTGTGATTATTTTATAATCTGCTCAGGAAACTCAAATACACAAGTAAATGCAATTTCTGGTTCTATTCAAAAAATAGTTAGCAAAGAACTTAAAGACAAACCTTGGCATATAGAAGGCCAAACAAACTCTGAATGGGTTTTAATGGATTATGTAAATGTAGTAGTACACATTTTTCAAAAACAGGTTCGTGAGTATTATGATATTGAAAGTCTTTGGGGTGATGCAAAAATTACAGAGATAAAATCAGTTTAA